A genome region from Rubrobacter calidifluminis includes the following:
- the queF gene encoding preQ(1) synthase — protein sequence MSDAADRRVLGREVRGPIGADELDTVPWRHGATDATVEFTTQELTALCPVTGQPDFYDLKLSYRPGERLIESKSLKLYLWGFRDRGIFAEDLAATLLEDLVRACGPEEMTVDLTQRVRGGLQIRTVARYPDRRG from the coding sequence TTGTCCGACGCTGCGGACAGGCGGGTGCTCGGGCGGGAGGTGCGCGGCCCGATAGGGGCCGACGAGCTGGATACCGTACCCTGGCGCCACGGCGCGACCGACGCGACCGTCGAGTTCACCACGCAGGAGCTGACGGCCCTCTGCCCGGTGACCGGCCAGCCGGACTTCTACGACCTGAAGCTCAGCTACCGTCCGGGGGAGCGCCTGATCGAATCGAAATCCCTCAAGCTCTACCTGTGGGGCTTCCGGGATCGGGGCATCTTCGCCGAGGACCTCGCGGCGACGCTCCTTGAGGATCTGGTCCGCGCCTGCGGGCCGGAGGAGATGACCGTCGATCTCACCCAGCGGGTGCGCGGGGGATTGCAGATCCGAACCGTCGCCCGCTACCCGGACCGCAGGGGTTAG